The proteins below are encoded in one region of Megalops cyprinoides isolate fMegCyp1 chromosome 14, fMegCyp1.pri, whole genome shotgun sequence:
- the LOC118789469 gene encoding protein boule-like, producing the protein MENEATFTCSQTQTSSPSPAPVSPCPSVPPHHAPRYGTVIPNRIFVGGIDFKTNESDLRRFFSQHGTVKEVKIVIDRAGVSKGYGFVTFETQEEAQKIIHDADRFCFRDKRLNIGQAIRKQQVGAARVALPPSGGTMYLTTSTGYPYTYHNGVAYFHTPEMSPPAHHWPPRSVSSSPVMVTHQAPPVYPQPTYHHYQVTQCVTGPLQWNMSQSSVSSSPLLYVQPSELHYQPMELPSDGGCVPPAMPLLEATVPEPYLDHMVQPAYHQVYAQGPGGMAPPIMPQEQGKEQRFHCVRRGYPYSPGSLKPRYSRSPHCARPRKEYHPDVTNLSPPPTNEPLN; encoded by the exons ATGGAGAACGAAGCAACC TTCACCTGCAGCCAGACTCAGACCAGCAGCCCCTCCCCCGCGCCTGTGTCCCCTTGCCCTAGTGTGCCCCCCCACCATGCCCCCCGTTACGGCACAGTCATCCCCAACCGAATTTTTGTTGGAGGAATTGACTTCAAG ACAAATGAGAGCGACTTGAGGAGGTTCTTTTCGCAGCACGGCACAGTGAAGGAGGTGAAGATCGTCATTGACCGTGCTGGGGTGTCCAAGGG GTACGGCTTTGTGACCTTCGAAACCCAGGAGGAGGCCCAGAAGATTATTCATGAC GCTGACAGGTTCTGCTTCAGAGACAAGAGGCTGAACATCGGCCAGGCCATCCGCAAGCAGCAAGTGGGAGCTGCCC GAGTGGCCCTGCCGCCTTCTGGGGGCACCATGTACCTCACTACCTCCACGGGGTACCCCTACACATACCACAACGGGGTGGCCTACTTCCACACCCCCGAGATGAGCCCCCCGGCCCACCATTGGCCT CCGCGGTCAGTGTCCAGCTCTCCTGTCATGGTGACTCACCAGGCCCCACCAGTCTACCCACAGCCCACCTACCACCACTACCAGGTGA CCCAGTGTGTCACAGGACCTCTGCAGTGGAACATGTCCCAG TCTTCAGTTTCCTCCAGCCCCCTGCTGTATGTCCAGCCCTCTGAGCTGCACTACCAGCCCATGGAGCTGCCCTCCGACGGGGGCTGTGTCCCCCCAGCCATGCCCCTGCTGGAGGCCACCGTCCCTGAG CCCTATTTGGATCACATGGTGCAGCCAGCCTATCATCAGGTTTATGCCCAGGGTCCTGGCGGAATGGCACCTCCCATCATGCCGCAGGAACAAGGAAAG GAGCAGAGGTTCCATTGTGTGAGGCGAGGGTACCCCTACTCCCCGGGCAGCCTGAAGCCTCGTTACAGCCGCAGTCCCCACTGTGCTCGCCCTCGCAAGGAGTACCACCCTGACGTCACCAACCTGTCCCCTCCGCCCACCAACGAGCCCCTCAATTAG